A single genomic interval of Dysidea avara chromosome 6, odDysAvar1.4, whole genome shotgun sequence harbors:
- the LOC136258600 gene encoding uncharacterized protein isoform X3, protein MWLECVLSTPSTSEGAGFYLMFCCQCVPIDKDQPHPVITCVEYGSKYGILVIGLISGLVIVDTVNCKCLLVEVDEVELMVDVQANRRGWASWKAPSSFAKSKKTTRTRSEKQLAQKPSTRLLLQKLLAYKAKTWPEHTLRSGHKCITPYGSDKHFANTTVATGSTSTDQGHSQNISTHVGVVTEEENSTQICVNTVRIVELNTDK, encoded by the exons ATGTGGTTGGAATGTGTTCTGAGCACACCATCAACCAGTGAAGGAGCTGGTTTCTATTTGATGTTTTGTTGTCAGTGTGTTCCCATTGATAAGGATCAGCCTCATCCCGTGATCACTTGTGTAGAATATGGCTCTAAATATGGGAT ACTGGTAATAGGACTAATTAGTGGACTAGTAATTGTAGACACTGTGAACTGTAAGTGTCTCCTTGTTGAAGTGGATGAGGTTGAGTTAATGG TTGATGTACAAGCTAACAGAAGAGGTTGGGCATCATGGAAGGCTCCATCTTCATTTGCTAAGAGTAAGAAGACTACACGAACAAGGAGTGAGAAACAACTGGCTCAGAAACCTTCTACAA ggctgttactccaaaagttgttggcatacaaggctaaaacttggccagagcatacacttcg atccggtcacaaatgtattACACCCTATGGCAGTGACAAACATTTTG CTAACACTACAGTAGCTACTGGTTCTACTAGTACTGATCAGGGACACTCACAGAACATATCCACACACGTTGGTGTGGTTACTGAAGAGGAGAATAGTACTCAGATATGTGTTAACACTGTTAGGATAGTGGAACTGAACACTGATAAAT ga
- the LOC136258472 gene encoding uncharacterized protein isoform X3: MNYNNCMVNCIPVDIVMVVSSSGMLIQSQSISVNTLESFERTPVHKKLPSPHKQLQVVNNEGSSQPTNQSEPSSPTSKTAGEATNKETASAETTSKESTWSQSSDVKTDEPTTPKSKTLPANKQVTPVKHSQEWKSETMAHTPSKSNEKKQCQPKTPDNLGGWERHP; the protein is encoded by the exons ATGAATTACAATAACTGTATGGTCAATTGTATTCCTGTAGACATTGTGATGGTAGTGTCAAGTTCTGGCATGCTAATTCAG AGTCAGTCCATCAGTGTCAACACATTGGAGTCATTTGAGAGAACTCCAGTCcacaagaagttaccttctcCACACAAACAATTGCAAGTAGTCAATAATGAAGGTAGCAGTCAGCCCACAAACCAGTCAGAACCTAGCTCACCAACCAGTAAAACAG CTGGTGAGGCAACAAATAAAGAAACAGCCTCAGCAgaaaccacatcaaaggaatcAACATGGAGTCAATCTTCTGATGTTAAGACTGATGAACCAACTACTCCCAAGTCCAAAACATTACCTGCTAACAAACAGGTTACACCAGTTAAACATAGCCAAGAATGGAAGAGTGAAACAATGGCCCATACTCCTTCAAAGAGTAATGAAAAGAAACAATGTCAACCTAAGACACCAGATAATCTGGGGGGCTGGGAAAGACATCCATAA
- the LOC136258600 gene encoding uncharacterized protein isoform X1, with translation MWLECVLSTPSTSEGAGFYLMFCCQCVPIDKDQPHPVITCVEYGSKYGILVIGLISGLVIVDTVNCKCLLVEVDEVELMVDVQANRRGWASWKAPSSFAKSKKTTRTRSEKQLAQKPSTRLLLQKLLAYKAKTWPEHTLRSGHKCITPYGSDKHFANTTVATGSTSTDQGHSQNISTHVGVVTEEENSTQICVNTVRIVELNTDKSVIHDDLTSNWSLNILINMIPTLSTVRPCSTPVPEQDSIMCSCVDLIVGIDCL, from the exons ATGTGGTTGGAATGTGTTCTGAGCACACCATCAACCAGTGAAGGAGCTGGTTTCTATTTGATGTTTTGTTGTCAGTGTGTTCCCATTGATAAGGATCAGCCTCATCCCGTGATCACTTGTGTAGAATATGGCTCTAAATATGGGAT ACTGGTAATAGGACTAATTAGTGGACTAGTAATTGTAGACACTGTGAACTGTAAGTGTCTCCTTGTTGAAGTGGATGAGGTTGAGTTAATGG TTGATGTACAAGCTAACAGAAGAGGTTGGGCATCATGGAAGGCTCCATCTTCATTTGCTAAGAGTAAGAAGACTACACGAACAAGGAGTGAGAAACAACTGGCTCAGAAACCTTCTACAA ggctgttactccaaaagttgttggcatacaaggctaaaacttggccagagcatacacttcg atccggtcacaaatgtattACACCCTATGGCAGTGACAAACATTTTG CTAACACTACAGTAGCTACTGGTTCTACTAGTACTGATCAGGGACACTCACAGAACATATCCACACACGTTGGTGTGGTTACTGAAGAGGAGAATAGTACTCAGATATGTGTTAACACTGTTAGGATAGTGGAACTGAACACTGATAAAT ctgtaATTCACGATGATCTCACCAGTAACTGGAGTCTAAACATCCTTATAAACATGATACCAACGTTGTCCACTGTTAGGCCGTGCAGCACTCCAGTGCCTGAGCAAGATTCTATCATGTGCAGTTGTGTAGACTTGATTGTGGGTATTGATTGTTTGTGA
- the LOC136258472 gene encoding uncharacterized protein isoform X2, translating into MVVSSSGMLIQSQSISVNTLESFERTPVHKKLPSPHKQLQVVNNEGSSQPTNQSEPSSPTSKTGTQTGNETVEGTKDNSKAGEATNKETASAETTSKESTWSQSSDVKTDEPTTPKSKTLPANKQVTPVKHSQEWKSETMAHTPSKSNEKKQCQPKTPDNLGGWERHP; encoded by the exons ATGGTAGTGTCAAGTTCTGGCATGCTAATTCAG AGTCAGTCCATCAGTGTCAACACATTGGAGTCATTTGAGAGAACTCCAGTCcacaagaagttaccttctcCACACAAACAATTGCAAGTAGTCAATAATGAAGGTAGCAGTCAGCCCACAAACCAGTCAGAACCTAGCTCACCAACCAGTAAAACAGGTACGCAAACAGGAAATGAAACCGTAGAGGGTACAAAAGACAATTCAAAAGCTGGTGAGGCAACAAATAAAGAAACAGCCTCAGCAgaaaccacatcaaaggaatcAACATGGAGTCAATCTTCTGATGTTAAGACTGATGAACCAACTACTCCCAAGTCCAAAACATTACCTGCTAACAAACAGGTTACACCAGTTAAACATAGCCAAGAATGGAAGAGTGAAACAATGGCCCATACTCCTTCAAAGAGTAATGAAAAGAAACAATGTCAACCTAAGACACCAGATAATCTGGGGGGCTGGGAAAGACATCCATAA
- the LOC136258600 gene encoding uncharacterized protein isoform X2 codes for MWLECVLSTPSTSEGAGFYLMFCCQCVPIDKDQPHPVITCVEYGSKYGILVIGLISGLVIVDTVNCKCLLVEVDEVELMVDVQANRRGWASWKAPSSFAKSKKTTRTRSEKQLAQKPSTTNTTVATGSTSTDQGHSQNISTHVGVVTEEENSTQICVNTVRIVELNTDKSVIHDDLTSNWSLNILINMIPTLSTVRPCSTPVPEQDSIMCSCVDLIVGIDCL; via the exons ATGTGGTTGGAATGTGTTCTGAGCACACCATCAACCAGTGAAGGAGCTGGTTTCTATTTGATGTTTTGTTGTCAGTGTGTTCCCATTGATAAGGATCAGCCTCATCCCGTGATCACTTGTGTAGAATATGGCTCTAAATATGGGAT ACTGGTAATAGGACTAATTAGTGGACTAGTAATTGTAGACACTGTGAACTGTAAGTGTCTCCTTGTTGAAGTGGATGAGGTTGAGTTAATGG TTGATGTACAAGCTAACAGAAGAGGTTGGGCATCATGGAAGGCTCCATCTTCATTTGCTAAGAGTAAGAAGACTACACGAACAAGGAGTGAGAAACAACTGGCTCAGAAACCTTCTACAA CTAACACTACAGTAGCTACTGGTTCTACTAGTACTGATCAGGGACACTCACAGAACATATCCACACACGTTGGTGTGGTTACTGAAGAGGAGAATAGTACTCAGATATGTGTTAACACTGTTAGGATAGTGGAACTGAACACTGATAAAT ctgtaATTCACGATGATCTCACCAGTAACTGGAGTCTAAACATCCTTATAAACATGATACCAACGTTGTCCACTGTTAGGCCGTGCAGCACTCCAGTGCCTGAGCAAGATTCTATCATGTGCAGTTGTGTAGACTTGATTGTGGGTATTGATTGTTTGTGA
- the LOC136258472 gene encoding uncharacterized protein isoform X1, whose amino-acid sequence MNYNNCMVNCIPVDIVMVVSSSGMLIQSQSISVNTLESFERTPVHKKLPSPHKQLQVVNNEGSSQPTNQSEPSSPTSKTGTQTGNETVEGTKDNSKAGEATNKETASAETTSKESTWSQSSDVKTDEPTTPKSKTLPANKQVTPVKHSQEWKSETMAHTPSKSNEKKQCQPKTPDNLGGWERHP is encoded by the exons ATGAATTACAATAACTGTATGGTCAATTGTATTCCTGTAGACATTGTGATGGTAGTGTCAAGTTCTGGCATGCTAATTCAG AGTCAGTCCATCAGTGTCAACACATTGGAGTCATTTGAGAGAACTCCAGTCcacaagaagttaccttctcCACACAAACAATTGCAAGTAGTCAATAATGAAGGTAGCAGTCAGCCCACAAACCAGTCAGAACCTAGCTCACCAACCAGTAAAACAGGTACGCAAACAGGAAATGAAACCGTAGAGGGTACAAAAGACAATTCAAAAGCTGGTGAGGCAACAAATAAAGAAACAGCCTCAGCAgaaaccacatcaaaggaatcAACATGGAGTCAATCTTCTGATGTTAAGACTGATGAACCAACTACTCCCAAGTCCAAAACATTACCTGCTAACAAACAGGTTACACCAGTTAAACATAGCCAAGAATGGAAGAGTGAAACAATGGCCCATACTCCTTCAAAGAGTAATGAAAAGAAACAATGTCAACCTAAGACACCAGATAATCTGGGGGGCTGGGAAAGACATCCATAA
- the LOC136258759 gene encoding uncharacterized protein — protein sequence MATYQCQFQSPNYPGQSCEVIYNNDVESHQWSGYYWITDGPKKVYCGMTYTGSSCLNIYNAYPETADKPGYYRLSNNQWTYCNMTEIASGFISTCGGVGGGWRRIANIDVSAGGDCPSGWRKETHSGVSFCRVDSDANFATTPPTGACSSAYFSTNGRSYQRVCGRARGYQKGWTLAFWGNRNAGETIDGAYADALSIYHDSPRQHIWAYVSGLYDYWPSNIRVRYYNCPCSQGQSPAGFVGANYYCESAGKYPLNETSYYFNDPLWDGAGCTYGSCCANPKQPWFYRQLSEPTTSSIEARLCSIRGFQSRAVLIDQLELYIQ from the coding sequence ATGGCTACCTACCAATGTCAGTTTCAATCTCCCAACTACCCGGGTCAGTCTTGTGAAGTCATCTACAACAATGATGTGGAAAGTCACCAATGGTCAGGATATTACTGGATCACTGATGGTCCCAAAAAGGTCTACTGTGGAATGACATACACCGGATCATCTTGTTTGAACATTTACAATGCTTATCCTGAAACTGCAGACAAGCCAGGCTACTATCGCTTGAGTAACAACCAATGGACATATTGCAACATGACAGAGATTGCTTCTGGCTTTATCTCTACATGTGGTGGTGTTGGAGGAGGATGGAGAAGAATTGCTAACATTGATGTCAGTGCAGGAGGTGATTGTCCCAGTGGATGGCGTAAAGAAACACATTCTGGTGTTAGCTTCTGTCGCGTTGATAGTGATGCTAATTTTGCAACTACTCCGCCGACTGGTGCTTGTTCCTCTGCCTACTTCTCTACTAATGGAAGAAGCTATCAGAGAGTGTGTGGTAGAGCAAGAGGATATCAGAAGGGTTGGACTTTGGCCTTCTGGGGAAATCGTAATGCTGGTGAAACAATTGATGGTGCCTATGCTGATGCTCTATCAATTTATCATGACAGTCCACGTCAACACATCTGGGCATATGTTAGTGGATTATATGATTATTGGCCATCTAACATTAGGGTCAGATACTATAACTGTCCATGTAGTCAAGGACAATCCCCTGCTGGCTTTGTGGGAGCCAACTATTATTGTGAGTCAGCAGGTAAATATCCTCTCAATGAAACTTCTTATTACTTCAACGATCCATTGTGGGATGGAGCTGGTTGCACTTATGGAAGCTGTTGCGCTAACCCCAAACAACCATGGTTTTATCGTCAGTTGAGTGAGCCTACTACAAGCTCTATAGAAGCTAGGCTGTGCTCAATTCGTGGATTTCAGAGCAGAGCTGTCTTAATCGACCAGCTGGAGCTGTACATTCAGTAA
- the LOC136258599 gene encoding E3 ubiquitin-protein ligase TRIM71-like, whose translation MEKGRRVALSNRDVKVQDEEDKKVELEDTEDVDRITPNSGCYSLCRYSLRHYPFRRQLQGVRRKARQEVKENGSAPNPCSEASNSTDTTRRKSLNWPNIDGKIYGMAFHSDGTLAVVYFAKRSIYKFDSEYNIIQIINCSKVNGRCTKPAGVSFDSEGNLYVTDIRYHKVLKFDQNGTFLHQFGRKGSHDGQLDYPTGISVLGGSVYVADSRNGRVSVFTTDGTFQHTIGDGKLGKPHDISTNDQQQVVVVDMAHRCVYVFTIDGNYCSRFGTGQFHRPQCLTTFIGFTYVVDSYKHNLLVFNTSGECVCQCNIGTTGHSRSPSSQPLGIAINQKGRLLVSGDRIHEVFI comes from the coding sequence ATGGAGAAAGGTAGGAGAGTAGCTTTAAGTAACAGAGATGTAAAAGTTCAAGACGAGGAAGACAAGAAAGTTGAACTAGAAGACACAGAAGATGTTGACAGAATCACACCAAATTCTGGCTGCTATTCATTATGTCGCTATTCATTACGTCACTACCCATTTCGTCGACAACTACAGGGTGTACGAAGAAAAGCTCGACAAGAAGTCAAAGAAAATGGATCAGCACCAAACCCATGCTCTGAAGCATCTAATTCCACTGATACCACAAGAAGAAAATCTTTGAACTGGCCAAATATTGATGGTAAAATCTATGGGATGGCATTCCATAGTGATGGCACATTAGCTGTGGTATATTTTGCTAAACGCTCCATCTACAAATTTGACAGTGAGTACAACATAATACAAATTATAAACTGCAGCAAAGTCAATGGTAGATGCACCAAGCCGGCAGGTGTATCATTTGATTCAGAAGGTAACCTCTATGTCACTGATATACGATACCACAAAGTATTGAAATTTGACCAAAATGGTACTTTTCTACATCAGTTTGGTCGTAAAGGCAGCCATGATGGTCAACTGGACTATCCTACTGGAATAAGTGTACTAGGAGGATCAGTGTATGTGGCTGATAGCCGTAATGGACGTGTCTCCGTGTTCACAACAGACGGTACATTCCAACACACTATAGGTGATGGTAAATTGGGTAAACCGCATGACATATCCACTAATGATCAACAACAGGTTGTTGTAGTTGATATGGCTCACAGGTGTGTTTATGTCTTTACGATTGACGGCAATTACTGCTCCAGATTTGGTACAGGACAGTTTCATCGTCCCCAATGTCTAACAACATTTATTGGTTTCACTTACGTTGTTGATTCATACAAACACAATTTGTTGGTATTCAATACTAGTGGAGAGTGTGTATGTCAGTGTAACATTGGAACTACTGGACACAGTAGAAGTCCATCTTCTCAGCCTCTAGGAATAGCCATCAACCAAAAAGGAAGATTACTAGTCAGTGGTGACCGCATTCATGAAGTGTTCATATAG